In Cryptomeria japonica chromosome 10, Sugi_1.0, whole genome shotgun sequence, a genomic segment contains:
- the LOC131079907 gene encoding nudix hydrolase 2-like: protein MLTYWIPQTSCTLPPNASHQVGVGCFVLNDQNQVLVVLENYGPFRGTGVWKIPTGVIHQGEDIFTGAIREIKEETIVNDIRLKLMVYFKNRCNQTIFMISGS, encoded by the exons ATGCTTACTTATTGGATCCCTCAAACCTCTTGTACACTCCCACCTAATGCTTCTCATCAAGTGGGAGTTGGATGTTTTGTGCTTAATGATCAAAATCAG GTGCTAGTGGTGCTGGAAAATTATGGACCTTTTAGAGGCACGGGTGTATGGAAGATTCCAACAGGAGTGATTCATCAG GGTGAAGATATTTTCACTGGAGCAATCAGAGAAATCAAGGAAGAAACAATAGTAAATGATATTAGACTCAAGCTAATGGTTTATTTTAAAAACCGGTGCAATCAAACGATATTTATGATCTCTGGAAGCTAA